One Halobaculum sp. CBA1158 DNA segment encodes these proteins:
- a CDS encoding cupin domain-containing protein has protein sequence MTGEDTVADGDEVECGDGVGVREDDGRAGDADDRVGDDDGRAGSDDNRAGDDDRGYRHVAVEEVANTPNPTRVKRELDEAVGASLFGCNYYEADPGERVPWGYHRHPDHEEMFYVIAGELAVETPDRTYRVGPDEAFFVPENAPNRAVAAGDEPCRFLALGAPKDADGAVIEEACPACGAVTDREYEVQTVDAGVNPDVTEYVLSCAECGETVDRFSA, from the coding sequence ATGACCGGGGAGGATACCGTCGCCGATGGCGACGAGGTCGAATGCGGCGACGGCGTCGGCGTCAGAGAGGATGATGGCCGCGCTGGCGACGCTGATGACCGCGTCGGCGACGACGATGGTCGTGCCGGCAGCGACGATAACCGCGCCGGCGACGACGACCGCGGCTACCGACACGTCGCCGTCGAGGAGGTGGCGAACACGCCGAACCCGACGCGCGTCAAGCGCGAACTCGACGAGGCGGTCGGCGCGTCGCTGTTCGGCTGCAACTACTACGAGGCCGACCCCGGCGAGCGCGTGCCGTGGGGGTACCACCGCCACCCGGATCACGAGGAGATGTTCTACGTCATCGCGGGCGAGTTGGCCGTCGAGACGCCCGACCGAACTTACCGCGTCGGCCCCGACGAGGCGTTCTTCGTGCCCGAGAACGCCCCGAACCGGGCGGTCGCCGCCGGCGACGAGCCGTGCCGCTTCCTCGCGCTCGGCGCGCCCAAGGACGCCGACGGCGCTGTGATCGAAGAGGCGTGTCCGGCCTGCGGAGCGGTAACCGACCGGGAGTACGAGGTTCAGACCGTCGATGCGGGAGTCAACCCCGACGTGACCGAGTACGTCCTGTCGTGTGCCGAATGCGGCGAGACGGTCGATCGGTTCTCGGCGTGA
- a CDS encoding glycosyltransferase family 4 protein has protein sequence MRVLQVTHRYPPQKGGVETHVREISEGLASRGHDVTVFAADAGEGGATRECRNGVNVRRFRSLAPGGSMYIAPSIALAARRYDADIVHAHNYHAIPGLFAALNVSEERFVFTTHYHGESASPTRNTLLSFYRPIGGWTVRRAEQVIAVSRWEQARLRDDFGVNAKVIPNGLDVDRFVDASPLSQTRPYLLYVGRLEEYKGVQHAIRALPQLPEYELMVVGTGPYDDTLKSLAAEVGVSERTDFLGYVDNARLPGLYAGATVFLSLSMFEAYGMTVAEALTTGTPCVVLKRAALKNWVEIDGCVGIDTTQPSEISKAVEAATTSSVNYDPMTWSEVVDRVETIYYDQTRVDPTSD, from the coding sequence ATGAGAGTCCTGCAAGTGACACACCGGTATCCTCCGCAAAAAGGAGGAGTCGAAACTCACGTACGCGAAATAAGTGAGGGACTCGCTTCTCGAGGGCACGACGTGACCGTGTTCGCGGCTGATGCCGGTGAAGGCGGTGCGACTCGTGAGTGTCGTAACGGAGTCAACGTCCGTCGTTTCCGTTCGCTTGCTCCCGGCGGATCGATGTATATCGCCCCAAGTATCGCTCTGGCGGCTCGGCGGTACGACGCGGATATCGTCCACGCACACAATTATCATGCCATCCCGGGGCTGTTCGCAGCGCTCAACGTTTCCGAAGAGCGCTTCGTGTTCACGACGCACTATCACGGCGAGAGCGCTTCCCCTACGCGGAACACGCTCTTGTCATTTTACCGGCCGATCGGAGGGTGGACAGTACGAAGAGCCGAGCAGGTGATAGCCGTAAGTCGTTGGGAACAGGCACGGCTCCGCGATGACTTCGGCGTGAACGCGAAAGTCATACCGAACGGACTGGATGTAGACCGATTCGTGGACGCATCCCCGCTTTCGCAGACCCGACCGTACTTACTGTACGTTGGCCGGCTCGAAGAGTACAAGGGCGTGCAACATGCTATCCGAGCACTACCTCAGTTACCGGAGTACGAACTGATGGTTGTAGGTACTGGACCATACGACGATACGTTGAAATCGCTCGCTGCCGAGGTTGGCGTGTCAGAACGGACTGATTTCCTCGGGTATGTCGATAACGCCCGGTTACCCGGACTGTACGCCGGTGCGACAGTATTCTTGAGTCTCTCAATGTTCGAAGCGTACGGGATGACGGTCGCAGAGGCACTCACCACAGGTACGCCGTGTGTTGTGCTTAAGCGAGCTGCCCTGAAGAATTGGGTAGAAATCGACGGGTGTGTCGGAATCGATACTACTCAGCCCTCTGAGATATCGAAGGCCGTTGAAGCGGCCACGACCTCGAGTGTCAACTACGATCCGATGACGTGGAGTGAAGTAGTTGATAGGGTGGAAACAATTTATTACGACCAGACAAGGGTCGATCCGACAAGCGATTGA
- a CDS encoding glycosyltransferase, which translates to MRFRRLVGWLAGLVSLTGLPYLAYGLLYLLRDPEGSPAAKDHDAEPSVSVVLPTYNEERIVESKLEGICGWDYPMEEVEVVVVDSSDDATPDIVRQFFADREAPELTLIEETERRGLAVALNEAYAAASNEVVVKTDCDSTVAEDALREAVANLADPAVEAVTGRNAEVLGGSEVERGYRDVQAEIQTLESHLDSTFIFHGPFSAFERDSIVAIDEDSIADDTELALKIRKNGGRVVFDPAIRYKEASHSAFCKRRTQKDRRAMGLLRLLWRQRDVLGGYGGYGTVVLPFNWWFMGVSPTLMMAGVGLASLGAVAVGGPLGLAVPAGVGGFVWLGARDSLGSLQPAYALFDTQVSLFRAAVKLLRGEGDGTWDVDMELREAFESG; encoded by the coding sequence ATGCGATTCCGTCGTCTCGTCGGCTGGCTGGCGGGGCTTGTCAGTCTCACCGGGCTTCCCTACCTCGCGTACGGGCTCCTGTATCTCCTCCGCGACCCGGAGGGGTCGCCCGCGGCGAAGGATCACGACGCCGAACCGTCCGTGAGCGTCGTGCTCCCGACGTACAACGAGGAGCGGATCGTCGAATCGAAGCTGGAGGGAATCTGCGGGTGGGACTACCCGATGGAGGAGGTCGAGGTGGTCGTCGTGGACTCCAGCGACGACGCGACGCCCGATATCGTCCGGCAGTTCTTCGCCGACCGCGAGGCCCCGGAGTTGACGCTGATCGAGGAGACCGAACGCCGCGGGCTCGCGGTCGCGCTCAACGAGGCGTACGCCGCCGCGAGCAACGAGGTCGTCGTCAAGACCGACTGCGACTCGACGGTCGCCGAGGACGCCCTCCGGGAGGCCGTCGCGAACCTCGCCGACCCCGCGGTCGAGGCGGTGACGGGCCGGAACGCCGAGGTGCTCGGCGGCAGCGAGGTCGAGCGAGGGTATCGCGACGTGCAAGCGGAGATCCAGACGCTGGAGTCGCACCTCGACTCGACGTTCATCTTCCACGGGCCGTTTTCGGCGTTCGAGCGCGACTCGATCGTCGCGATCGACGAGGACTCCATCGCCGACGACACCGAACTGGCACTAAAGATCCGGAAGAACGGCGGTCGGGTTGTGTTTGATCCGGCGATTCGGTACAAGGAAGCGAGTCACTCGGCGTTCTGCAAGCGGCGGACGCAGAAAGACAGGAGGGCGATGGGACTGTTGCGGTTGCTGTGGCGTCAGCGGGACGTGCTCGGTGGGTACGGTGGCTACGGGACGGTCGTGTTGCCGTTCAACTGGTGGTTCATGGGCGTGTCGCCGACGCTGATGATGGCCGGCGTGGGACTGGCGTCGCTTGGGGCGGTCGCTGTGGGCGGGCCCCTCGGGCTTGCGGTGCCCGCGGGGGTCGGGGGGTTCGTGTGGCTGGGGGCGCGGGATTCGCTGGGGTCGTTGCAGCCGGCGTACGCGCTGTTCGACACGCAGGTCTCGCTGTTCCGGGCGGCGGTGAAGTTACTGCGTGGGGAGGGGGACGGGACGTGGGACGTGGATATGGAGCTTCGGGAGGCGTTTGAGAGCGGATGA
- a CDS encoding VOC family protein, which produces MTTRPATTQPRPALAALALEVTDLGRAADWYADAFGLVPTRRTPSECAFDAGGTELVLRRPESVPRGGLHTHFAFEVPGREYDAWRARFPDAPEVDFGSFRSLYLEDDDAHAPEIGGTAPDDAGTGIVGIFEVVLEVANVDVASDCWSALGFSTVDRGDERRRIRMRGPSGADRQFDVELWEPQLGLADARGGVHVDLAIRVREPAALAEHAYGDLPSVTVRERGDGSVELYDPDGHHVVLLPVESEHGANGTDR; this is translated from the coding sequence ATGACGACGCGACCCGCGACGACGCAGCCGCGCCCGGCACTCGCCGCGCTCGCGCTGGAGGTGACTGACCTCGGCCGCGCGGCCGACTGGTACGCCGACGCGTTCGGGCTCGTTCCGACCCGTCGCACCCCGAGCGAGTGCGCCTTCGACGCGGGCGGCACCGAGTTAGTGTTGCGCCGCCCGGAGTCGGTCCCCCGGGGCGGCCTCCACACGCACTTCGCGTTCGAGGTGCCGGGTCGGGAGTACGACGCCTGGCGAGCCAGGTTCCCCGACGCGCCCGAGGTAGACTTCGGCTCGTTCCGGTCGCTGTACCTGGAGGACGACGACGCCCACGCGCCCGAGATCGGTGGAACGGCCCCCGACGACGCCGGAACCGGGATCGTCGGGATCTTCGAGGTCGTCCTCGAGGTGGCGAACGTCGACGTCGCGAGCGACTGCTGGTCGGCGCTCGGCTTCTCCACGGTCGACCGCGGGGACGAGCGACGCAGGATCCGGATGCGCGGGCCCAGCGGAGCCGACCGCCAGTTCGACGTGGAGCTGTGGGAGCCGCAACTCGGGCTGGCCGACGCCCGCGGCGGGGTCCACGTCGACCTCGCGATCCGGGTGCGCGAACCCGCGGCCCTCGCCGAGCACGCCTACGGCGACCTGCCCTCGGTCACGGTCCGCGAGCGAGGCGACGGCTCCGTCGAACTGTACGACCCTGACGGGCACCACGTCGTGTTGCTACCGGTCGAGAGTGAGCATGGAGCGAATGGGACGGACCGATGA
- the aglJ gene encoding S-layer glycoprotein N-glycosyltransferase AglJ encodes MTDDVCVLLPTYDEAATVADVVTDFREHGLENVLVIDGGSTDDTRELAREAGARVEIQSGSGKGQAIREAVREHVTSEYVLMADADGTYRASDAEAMLEPLREGTAEHVIGDRFADMREGAMTRFNRLGNAVFNGLFSVIHREDYGDILSGYRAFTVESFERLRLAADGFGIETELAVECARHGVRTTVVPITYLPRPSGSNTNLHPVKDGGIILMAIYRQAKTSNPLFYFGSAGVASGLAGTGVAAYVAYDWFVNGIPHNVLAIVAGVGLILGVQLLIFGVLSDLVVTLHGETLDRVERLEREVDDALGQGDADSEARESAEGEPIAAELEGKDRTDPPEQ; translated from the coding sequence ATGACCGACGATGTCTGCGTGCTCCTCCCCACCTACGACGAGGCCGCGACCGTCGCAGACGTCGTCACGGACTTTCGCGAGCACGGCCTCGAGAACGTGCTTGTGATCGACGGCGGGTCGACGGACGACACTCGCGAGCTTGCACGCGAGGCGGGCGCACGCGTGGAGATCCAGTCCGGCTCGGGGAAGGGCCAGGCGATCCGCGAGGCGGTTCGCGAGCACGTCACCTCGGAGTACGTTCTCATGGCCGACGCCGACGGCACCTACCGCGCGAGCGACGCCGAGGCGATGCTCGAACCGCTCCGCGAGGGCACCGCCGAACACGTCATCGGCGACCGCTTCGCCGACATGCGCGAGGGCGCGATGACGCGGTTCAATCGCCTCGGCAACGCCGTCTTCAACGGCCTGTTCTCGGTCATCCATCGCGAGGACTACGGCGACATCCTCTCGGGGTACCGCGCGTTCACCGTCGAGTCGTTCGAGCGGCTCCGCCTGGCCGCCGACGGCTTCGGCATCGAGACGGAGTTGGCCGTCGAGTGCGCGCGCCACGGCGTCCGAACGACCGTCGTCCCGATCACCTACCTCCCGCGTCCGAGCGGGTCGAACACGAACCTCCACCCCGTGAAGGACGGCGGGATCATCCTCATGGCGATCTACCGACAGGCGAAGACCTCGAACCCCCTGTTTTACTTCGGGAGCGCGGGGGTGGCCTCCGGGCTCGCGGGGACGGGGGTCGCGGCGTACGTCGCCTACGACTGGTTCGTCAACGGGATCCCGCACAACGTGCTCGCGATCGTGGCCGGGGTCGGGCTCATCCTGGGAGTGCAACTGCTCATCTTCGGCGTGCTCTCGGATCTGGTGGTCACGCTCCACGGCGAGACGCTGGACCGCGTCGAGCGTCTGGAGCGCGAGGTCGACGACGCGCTCGGCCAGGGAGACGCGGACAGCGAGGCCCGCGAGTCGGCGGAGGGCGAGCCGATCGCCGCCGAATTAGAAGGGAAGGATCGAACGGACCCGCCCGAGCAGTGA
- a CDS encoding alkaline phosphatase family protein: MLLVLALDALDHEHVSRFDVPALELEQARPIETFSYMKDQPYTLEVWPTVATGLGPEEHGLTGGGTSEWDNSAVNFVSKFTSKLGGNTRDKLGSLAESVTGATYSIPETDSEHVFQGEGRVVHNWPGVHNSAELKRVWDTANPDEGDQTIGGFEREIYGIGAEQFGWTREMLNHELSLVGCHIHTLDMCGHIYRHDEARYRKTYQRVNDWVAEVRDRLGDDDELLLLSDHGIHTSWDSSSVEPGRHAERAMAATTMSTDLFDDVRHAREWIEAAVSDVDISRQEVDMPTDQLEDLGYI, encoded by the coding sequence ATGTTACTCGTACTCGCATTGGACGCATTGGACCACGAACACGTCTCTCGGTTCGACGTTCCCGCCTTGGAACTCGAACAAGCACGCCCGATCGAGACGTTCTCATATATGAAAGACCAGCCATACACACTCGAGGTGTGGCCGACTGTCGCGACCGGGCTCGGACCAGAAGAACACGGGCTGACAGGAGGCGGAACAAGCGAGTGGGACAACTCGGCGGTCAATTTTGTTTCGAAATTCACATCGAAACTCGGCGGGAACACGCGAGATAAGCTCGGAAGCCTCGCGGAGTCAGTAACGGGGGCGACATACAGCATTCCCGAGACCGATTCCGAACACGTGTTCCAAGGCGAGGGTCGAGTTGTTCACAACTGGCCAGGAGTCCACAACTCTGCAGAGCTCAAACGGGTGTGGGATACTGCAAACCCGGACGAGGGCGACCAGACCATCGGTGGGTTCGAGCGAGAAATATACGGTATCGGAGCCGAGCAGTTCGGCTGGACCCGCGAGATGCTCAACCACGAACTCTCACTAGTCGGTTGTCATATTCATACACTAGACATGTGTGGGCACATTTATCGTCACGACGAGGCTCGATATCGGAAGACGTATCAGCGAGTCAATGACTGGGTCGCCGAAGTACGCGATCGACTGGGAGATGACGATGAACTCCTTCTGCTCAGCGATCACGGTATACACACGAGCTGGGACTCAAGTTCCGTGGAACCGGGACGACACGCCGAGCGAGCGATGGCCGCAACCACGATGTCGACCGATCTCTTCGATGACGTTCGTCATGCCCGTGAGTGGATCGAAGCGGCTGTGAGCGACGTTGACATTTCACGCCAAGAGGTGGATATGCCGACGGACCAGTTGGAGGACTTGGGATACATATGA
- a CDS encoding ribbon-helix-helix domain-containing protein, with protein MTDYTTVSIPKDLAERVEETIEGTSFSSTSDLVRFLLRSIVIQHQKEGSLSEAEFEEITDQLRDLGYLE; from the coding sequence ATGACCGACTACACCACCGTCTCCATCCCCAAGGACCTCGCCGAGCGGGTCGAGGAGACCATCGAGGGGACGAGCTTCTCGTCCACCTCGGACCTCGTTCGGTTCCTCCTGCGTAGCATCGTCATCCAGCACCAGAAGGAGGGGTCGCTCTCGGAGGCGGAGTTCGAGGAGATCACAGATCAACTGCGAGACCTCGGCTATCTGGAGTAG